From Mycobacterium cookii:
CCCCCGTCTTCGAAAACTTTTGGCGGTTCGCCCTTTTCGATCGAGGAGCGGAAGATCGCGGCAACCCCGGAATACGGGGTGTCACGCGGCATTCCGGGACCGTAGACGTTGTGGTAGCGCAACGCCACGACCGATCCGCCCGTCGATTCCGACCACGCCAGCGCGTAGTGTTCCTGCGCGGTCTTGCTGGCCGCGTACAGGCTGCGCGGCCGCAGAGCGGCATCCTCGTCAACGAGCCGCCACTGTAATTCCTCGCCGCCGAGCGGACAGCGATGCTCGAAGATCCCGGCGTCCAGGTCGGCCCTCCGCCGCGGTAGCGGGTCGACCGGCCCGTGAGCCGGGCAGGCGTAGCGGCCCTGCCCGTACACCACCATCGACGACGCGAGCACCAGACGCCGGACCCCAGCGGCGAACATCTGTGCCAGCAGCACCGTTGTAGCCAGATCGTTATGGCCGCCGTAGGCCGGCGCGTCGGCGGCGTCCACCCCGGCTCCCACCATCGCGGCCTGATGACACACCAGGTCGACACCTGCCAGCAGCGGGGCCAGCGACGGGCCGTCTCGCACGTCGACCTGGTGGCATCCCGGCGGCAGCTGCGGATCGGGTCCGTGCGCAGCGGGCAGCAACACGTCGACACCGACGACGTCGTGCCCGTCGGCACGCAGCGCCGAGCCCACCCGCGAACCGATGAAACCGGCCGCCCCGGTCAGCAGCACCTTCACGGCACCCCTATCTCTCTGCGCACCCGCTTGTTGAGCAGCTTCGTATTCCCCTCGAATTCGACCACACCGTCTGTGACAGCCGGTGGCTGTTCCCTCAGCCCGGCGGTAACAGGTCCGGGGTGACGATCTGCAAGCCGCTGCCACCGTCGGGGTCACTGCCAGTGACCAATACCGCGCCCGAACGTGAATCGACGGCAACCGAATTGGGCTGTTGCACAGTCGGCAGATCGCCGAGTACCCGCGGCTTCGCCGCATTCGAGGTGTCGATCACCCGCATCAGGTTGGAGGCGGTCAGCGTGACGTAGAGGCGTCGGCGAACCGCGTCGTAGGCCAGCCCGTAGGGTTTGCCCGGAGCGTCGATCTTGGCGACCTGCGCAAGTTGCGGATCGATGCGCTCGACGAAGACCGCGCCGCCGTCGGTGTCCGCGAACGCGGCCGCATCGCCCGACATTGCCACTGCGTGGGTCAGTTTCATCCCGACTGGCCCCTGCGCCACCTGCTGATGAGTCGACCCGTCGTACACCCAAACACCGTTTCCCTGCACGTCGGCAACTGCGGCGTATTCACCTACCGCCGCGACACCGCCCGGCTGGACCGGGCCGGCGGGAAGCGACGCGATCACCGTGCCCGCGCGCACGAAAAGCACGCCACCCTCGCGCTCATTGGTGACGACGATCGTGCCCCCGGCCGTTTGGGCCGCGTCGTGCGGTTGGCGGCCCACACCCGTTGTGGTGGAGGTTATCCGGCCATCGGCGATGTTCAGCTCGCATAGTTCATTGGACCCCTCCAGCGGCACCAACAAAGGCCCGTCGGGTCCGGCCAGGCTCAGGTGCCGGGCCGCTCCGTCGGTCGGAACTGTCTGACGGACCGCACCGGTGGCGGCGTCGATCAACTCGACGCCGTCTGGGTTACGTACGGCGACGGCCCCAATTCCCGACTCAGCGATGACGATGCCTTCAGGTGCGTTGCCGATCGGGACAACCTTCCCAGCCGGCGGCACAGCAGGGGCCCCAGCGGGCGCGGGTTCGGCTGGGGGTGTGGTGGCGCGTGCCCGGACCGGGGCCGTGGTAGGTGCAGGTGAGCCCGTGTCACTGCTGCAACCGGCGACCAGCAGGCCGATCGCCAGCAGGCACACCAGCCTGCAGCGCAAGTTCACAACTCCACTGTGCCCGACCGTGCCGGTCGTTGAAGTCGAAGCCGTACCACGAGTGGCGGCAAGGTACACACCGACTTATGTTTATGCCAATGCTCAGGAGCATCAGGGCCTACCCCAACCCGTGCTGCTCAGGTGGCAACCCATTGAGTGTCCGGCAATCCCGTTCCCCATCAGCATCGAATAGCAATTAAATGTCCGATGATGCGAAAGGGTGGGCACTTGAAGGTCTTCACCTCGCTCCGAGCTCTACTTCCGCCCGCAGCACGCCAGGGCGCACACGCGTCTGCGCCACGTCTCGGTCGGAAGCGGCGATGACGCCGGATGTCCGCGAGGCGGCTTCAGTGGGGTCGGCCGACCTGATCTACCGGTCAGCCGCGGCGGGCAGTTCATGCTGGGCCCGCAACCATCACGGACACCGTCGTGAATTGCCGATGGCCCGCTGGATGGGAGGGCCGGACACCACGCATGAGGATCGGCTCGCCGATGAGCACGTACTCGGCCATTGCTCGTGGCGCCCGACTCTGGATTTGGGGTGCGGTCCCGGGCGATTCACTGCTTCTCTGCAGCAGCGCGGATCGCCCGCACTTGGAGTCGACAGTTCGGCAGCCGCGGTCGAGATGACACGTCGACGCGGGGGCACCGCGATCCGCGGCGACCTGTTCGCACCGTTGCCCGCGGAGGGCAGCTGGGAACGAGTCCTGCTCATCGACGGCAATATCGGTATCGGGGGTAATCCAGTCCGGACTTTGAGGCGCGCCGCGGATCTCCTTGCGCATGGTGGCATCGTCATTCTCGAGATGGACTCCCCGGCAACTCTGTTCTGTTACGAAATGCTCCGCTGGGAAACGGAGCAATACCTGGGGCATTGGTTTCCGTGGTCGCGCGTGGGGGCCGCCGCGCTCGGCGACATCGCATCAGCCGCCGGGTTCCTGGTGACTCAGGTCATCGAGATTCACAACCGGGTGATTGCGGTGCTGACAGTCGCAGCCCGTAGCGGAGCGAGTCGGTAGCCTGACGAAGATGGTGTCGCGTTCGGGTGAAGGCCCCGACGAAGATGGTCAGGCAGGCGACGCGATCGAGGCGCCCTTCGGGTTTCCCGCACCGCTGTGGCGGGCGCTGGAGCGGCACCGCCCGCCCGGGATGGGTCTGCTGCAGCGGTGGCGCAGCCCGCTGCGGGGGCCCTGGCTGACGTCGGTATTCGGGTCGGTGCTGCTGGTCGGGCTGCCGGTGCTGATCCTGACCGGGCTGCTGTCCTACATCGCCTACGGTCCGCAATTCGGTCAGGCCATCCCGCACGACGTCGGATGGCTCAAACTGCCCACCTTCGATTGGCCGAGTCGGCCTTCGTGGCTTTACCGCCTCACACAAGGTGTGCACGTCGGTTTGGGTCTGATCATCATTCCGGTGGTGCTGGCCAAGCTCTGGTCGGTGATTCCCCGATTGTTCGCGTGGCCACCACTGCGCTCGATCGCGCAACTTGTCGAGCGGCTGTCGTTGTTGATGCTGGTCGGAGGAATCCTCTTCGAGCTCGCCACCGGGGTGCTCAACATCCAGTACGACTACATCTTCGGGTTCAGCTTTTACACCGCGCACTACTACGGGGCGTGGGTATTCGTCGCCGGTTTCGTCATCCACGTGCTGATCAAGTTGCCGAAGATGGTCACCGGTCTGCGTTCCCTGTCGTTTCGCACCGTGCTGCGCACTTCACGCGCCGACACCCGTCCCGAACCGCCCGACGTCGACGGGCTGGTCGCCGCCTATCCCGCGCCGGCAACGGTGAGTCGCCGGGGCGCGCTGGCATTGGTCGGGGGTGGCGTCCTGTTCGTCGCGGTGCTTACCGCCGGCCAAACGCTCGGCGGCTTCACCCGCCGTGCTGCGCTGCTGTTGCCGCGCGGACGCAGCCGCGGCGACGGGCCCAACGATTTCGAGGTCAACAGGACCGCTGCGGCTGCCGCGATCAGACCGGCCGATACCGGCGCCACCTGGCGACTCGCCGTGCATGGTCCGTCAGGACGGCTACTGCTGGACCGGGCCGCCCTCGAAGCGATGCCGCAGCACACCGCCGAACTGCCGATCGCATGCGTCGAAGGGTGGTCGACCACCCAATCGTGGAGCGGGGTTCGCCTGCGCGACCTGGCTGTCTTGGCCGGGATAACCACGCCTGCCCGGGCGATGGTGCGTTCACTGGAGCGCTTTGGTGGGTTCAATCATGCGGTCCTGCAGGCCAACCAGGTGGCCAATCCCGATGCGCTGCTTGCCCTTCGGGTCAACGGCGTCGACCTGTCGATGGATCACGGCTATCCCGCGCGCATCATCGTGCCCGCGCTGCCCGGTGTGCACAACACCAAATGGGTACGGTCCATCGAATTCGGGCAGCCCTGACATGCGCGCACTGATCACCCGGTTCACCGCCTTCTACGGCGCTAACCCATTACACCTGCTTGGCACGATCGCCGCGTGGGCACTGGCGGGATATGTCGTGACTCTGCTTGGCCCGCAAGCCCTATGGAACCACAAGGTGTGGTGGCAGTCGATCGCGGTCTGGTTTCTCGCTGCAATCGTCGCTCACGACCTGGTCCTGTTTCCGCTCTACGCCCTCGCCGACCGCTCCGTCACGGGCGCATTCGCAGCTGTTCGAGGTCGACGGAAAGGGCCCTCACCGTGGGTGTCGCCGCTGAATTATCTCCGTGTCCCGACCCTGGCGGCGGGGCTGTCGCTGCTGCTGTTCTTTCCCGGAATCATCCAACAGGGACAACCGAGCTACGTCGCGGCCACCGGGCAGAACCAACAGCCGTTCTTCGGGCGCTGGCTGCTGCTGGTTGCCGCCCTGTACGGTCTCAGCGCGCTGGCCTACGCCAGCCGGTTCGCTCTGACCGGGCACCGCGGGAAAGCCACCGACATTCACATCGATGCCGACGCCGAGGACACGGGCAGCGACCCAAAACTTCGACCATAGGCTGGTCTCTGTGAAGATCGGACGCCGCGAGGCCGTCGCGGCGCTGCTGGGCATGGCACTGGTCGTAGCGGCTTTCGTGGTGCCCCATTTGAGCTTGGGCCTTATTACCCCACTGATCCGCAGCACCCCGCAGCAGATCCACGATTACGCTTCGACCGCACCACTTTTCGGCTGGTGGAAAGCCCATGTCGGCTGGGGCAGCATCCCGGCCGTCGCCATCGGTATTGCAGCGTTGCTGTGGGGCCCAAGCCTCGCGCAGCGAATGTCGTGGCGGGTGCTCACACTCGTGGTCTGGTCCACGTCGTGCGGCTGGGCTTTTTCGTTGGCGATGATCGACGGCTGGCAGCTCGGGTTCGCGGGGCGGCTGGTCGCCCGCCACGAATATCTGCGGCAAGTGCCGACGATCACCGATATCCCAGAGATGCTGCGGACCTTCTCCGGCCGCATCCTCGACTTTCAGCCCAATTCGTGGATCACCCACGTGTCCGGACATCCGCCCGGTGCACTGCTGACATTCGTGTGGCTCGACCGCATCGGCCTGAGCGGCGGTGCGTGGGCAGGTGCGTTTTGTCTGCTGGTCGGGTCAAGCGCGGCGACCGCGGTGATCGTCGCGGTGCGCGCTGTGTCCGATGAGCCGACCGCGCGGCTGGCCGCACCGTTCGTCGCGGTCGCACCGACCGCGATCTGGATTGCCGTTTCCGCAGATGCCTACTTCGCCGGTGTCGCCGCTTGGGGTATCGCCTTGCTGGCACTCGCGGCGAGCCGCACGGTCCGCTGGCCCATTCCCGTTGCCGCCGGTGCCGGACTGCTGCTGGGCTGGGCGATCTTCTTGAACTACGGACTGATGTTGATGGGGCTGCCCGCGCTGGCGGTGCTCATTGCCGTGCGTAACCGCCGGGCAGCGCTGACCGCATTGGCCGCCGCGGTGCCCGCCGCGGTGGCGGTGGCGGTGGCGTTCGCGGTGGCGGGGTTCTGCTGGTTCGACGGTTATACCCTTGTGCAGCAACGCTACTGGCAGGGTATCGCGGCGATCCGGCCGTTCCAGTACTGGAGCTGGGCGAACCTGGCGTCGGTCGCGTGCGCGATCGGCCTAGGCAGCGTGGCCGGATTGGGTCGGGTCTTCGATATCGCCGCGATCCGTCGGCGTTCCGGTCTGCACCTGCTGGTACTGGCCGCGATCACTGCAATCCTATGCGCCGATCTGAGCATGCTGAGTAAGGCCGAAACCGAACGCATCTGGCTACCGTTCATGGTGTGGTTGACCGCGGCGCCGGCCTTGCTGCCCCCCTCAACCCACCGATGGTGGCTGGCCGCCAACGTCATCGGCGCCCTCGCTATCAACCATTTCATCCTCACCAACTGGTAGCCGCGCCAGCCGGTCGCGACGGGTGATCGCCGCGAAGCGCGCGCAGTCGATGCTGTCCAGCGACACGCTCTAATCCTCGGGAACCTCGCGCTCGATCTCGTCGAGCCAGGCCTGCGCCGACATGTCCGACGGTGCGCGCCAGTCGCCGCGCGGCGACAGCGCGCCGCCGTGAGACACCTTGGGGCCGTTGGGCAACGCGGAGCGTTTGAACTGGCTGAAAGAGTAGAACCGCTGCACAAAGACGTGCAGCCAATGCCGAATCTCCTTGAGCGAGTATGACGGTCGCTTGTTCGCCGGGAATCCCGGCGGCCAGTTGCCCCGCTCGGCGTCGCTCCACGCGTGCCACGCCAGGAACGCGACCTTCGACGGCCGGAACCCATAGCGCAACACGTGGAACAGCGAAAAGTCCTGCAGGGCGAACGGCCCCACTTTCGCCTCGCTGCTCTGCAGCTCCTCCTCCTCACCGCTGGGAACGAGCTCGGGGGTGATCTCGGTGTCAAGCACCGACTGCAGCACCTGCGTGACCGCTGAGTCGAACTCACCCGAGGCGATGACCCAGCGGATCAGATGCTGGATCAGCGTTTTCGGCACGCCGGCGTTGACGTTGTAATGCGACATCTGATCGCCCACACCGTAGGTCGACCAACCCAGCCCGAGCTCGGACAGATCGCCGGTGCCCAACACGATGCCGCCGCGCTGATTGGCCAATCGGAAGAGATAGTCGGTGCGCAGCCCGGCCTGCACGTTCTCGAATGTGACGTCATAGACCTTCTCGCCGCTGGAGAACGGGTGACCCATCTCCTTGAGCATCAGCTTGGCGGTTTCGGTGATGTCGATCTCGGCGAAGGTCACCCCGAGGGCGCGGCACAATTCGACCGCATTGCGTTTGGTGTGCTCACCGGTGGCGAAGCCCGGCAGGGTGAACGCGAGAATGTCGCTGCGGGGCCGCGCTTCTCGGTCCATCGCGCGCGCCGCGACGATCAGCGCGTGCGTCGAGTCCAGCCCACCGGAGACTCCGATGACGACCTTCGGAAAGTCCAACGCGCGCAGCCGTTGTTCGAGCCCGGCGACCTGAATGCTGTAGCCCTCGTAGCAGTCCTGTTGCAGCCGTTGCGGATCGGCGGGCACGAACGGGAAGCGCTCGATTCGCCGGTGCAGCCCGATGTCACCGGCCGGCGGGTCCAGCTGGAATTCGATTCGCCGAAACGAGTCCGCTGAAGTCCGGTGGTGACGACGGTTGTCGTCGAAGGTGCCCATCCGCAGCCGTTCAGCGCGAAGCAGCTCGAGGTCGACGTCGGCGACGCTGCGCCGCTCGCCTCTGGGGAATCGCTCGGATTCGGCGAGCAGGACGCCGTTCTCCCACACCATCGTCTGACCGTCCCACGCCAAGTCGGTCGTCGACTCGCCCGCACCCGCAGCGGCATATACGTAGGCGGCCAGGCAGCGCAGCGACGCCGAGCGGGCCAGCAGCGCCCGGTCGTCGGCGCGGCCGATCGTGATAGGGCTGCCAGACATGTTGGCCAGCACCGTCGCGCCCGCCAGTGCGGCTTGCGCGCTCGGCGGAATCGGCACGAACATGTCCTCGCAGATTTCGACGTGCAGGACGAAGCCGGACAGATCGGACGCCGCGAACAGCAAGTCCGCGCCGAAGGGCACCTCGGCGCCGGCGACCCTGATGGTGCCGTGTTCGTCGTCGCCCGGCGCGATCTGGCGACGCTCGTAGAACTCGCGGTAGGTGGGCAGGTACGACTTGGGCACCACCCCGAGCACCGCGCCGCCGTGGATGACGACGGCGGTGTTGTAGATGCGGTGTCGGGAGCGCAGTGGGGCGCCGACCACCAGCACCGGCAGCAGATCGGCCGACGCCGTGACGACGTCGACAAGTGCGTTCTCGACGGCGTCCAGCAGCACGTCCTGCAGCAGGATGTCCTCGATCGAGTAGCCCGACAACGTCAGCTCCGGAAATACAGCCAGCCCGACGCCGTCGTCGTGGCACTGGCGGGCCAGCCGAAGAATCGACTCGGCGTTGGCCGCCGGGTCGCCGATCGAGGCGTGGTGCGTGCATGCGGCGACCCGGGCAAAGCCCTGGCTGTAGGCGTTGTAAAAGTCCATCGCCCCTCTATTGTCGCCTAACCTGCGGCAATCCTGAAAGATGCGGCGCCCGAGGTGGTGTGCCGACCCGATTTCGGCAAGACCCGCGAGGCCCGTTTCCTGGACATTCCGTCTACTGGACCGCCAATATTGCACAGGTATTTATCTGCCTCGAAAAGGAGAACGATCATGATTCGACGATGTTTTGCCGCCACCGCAATATTCAGCGGGCTGGCGACCGCTCTCGCGGCTCCCGCCTTGAGCGACATGAACGGGCACTACACCTTCACCGAAACGGACGCGGCGGGTCAGTCCGCGAGCAGCGACTGGTACGTCACCCCCTGCGGCGACGGCTGCGCAGCAGTCGCTCTCAAACCGGGTGGGCCGACCAAGCAGGCACACCTCGTCAACGGTCAGTGGAGTCTGGACAGCACCGACAGCTTGGAGTGCGAGGACGGCTCCCACGCTCCCGACGCCACCACCGCGCATTTCACTTGGGATCCCAACACCCTTACCGGGACCGTCGTCTCCACCGATGTGAAGCCCGTCTGCGGCCAGCAAGCAGGCCATCAGGAGACCAACAACATGAAACTCGTCTTGGTGCCCTGACGCATCCTTGACCGCCCCCGGGGCGCCCGCCGGTCCGTACTCTCGAATGGGTGAGGGCTGGGCGTGCGGAATCCCCCGAGCTAGTCGCTTTGCTGACCGGGCGCCGTCTCGCGCTGCTCACCGGTGCCGGTATGTCCACCGACTCCGGCATTCCCGACTACCGCGGTCCCGATTCGCCGCCGAGCAATCCGATGACGATTCGTCAGTTCACCTCGGATCCGGTTTTCCGACAGCGCTATTGGGCACGCAACCACGTCGGCTGGCGGCATATGGACGAGACCCGGCCCAACGCCGGGCATCGGGCGGCGGCGGCACTCGAACTCGCCGGTGTAGCCAACGGCGTCATCACCCAGAACGTGGATCGGCTACACACCAAGGCCGGTAGCAGCAACGTGATCAACCTGCACGGCACCTACGCCCGAGTGGTCTGCCTGAGCTGTGGTCACTCCATGAGCCGCGCTGCGCTGGCCGAACAACTCGACGCGCTCAACCCGGGGTTCACCGAACGGGTTGAGGCGGTCGGCGGGTTGGCGGTCGCCCCCGACGCTGATGCCGTGATCGCCGACACCGAGTCTTTCCGCTATCTCGATTGCCCGGTCTGTGCCGGCATGCTCAAGCCCGACATCGTGTACTTCGGCGAAAGCGTGCCTAAACACGTTGTCCACCAAGCTTTTTCACTCGTCGAGGACGCCGACGCGCTACTGGTCGCAGGTTCGTCGCTGACGGTGTTTTCCGGCTACCGGTTTGTCCGGCACGCCGCGACACTGGGCATCCCCGTCGCCATCGTCAACCGCGGACCGACTCGCGGTGACGAGTTGGCCACCGTCAAGGTCGAGGGCGGTTGCTCGGAGATCCTGACGCTGCTGGCCGAGGAGCTATTCGCCGTCTCGGCCCGCTAGAAGGTGCACGGCATGCTGCGGATGCCGTGGATGAAGTTGCCCGGGACGTACGTGGGCTCGCCGGCCTGGACGTCCGGCAGTTGGTGCAGCACTTCGCCGATGATCGCGCGCAGTTGCGCCCTGGCCACGTGCGCGCCGAGACAGAAGTGCACGCCACCACCGCCGAAACCGACGTGGGGATTGGGGCTGCGGCTCAAGTCGAGCCGCTCCGGGTGCTCGAACACGTCGGTGTCCCAGTTGCCGGACGAGTAGAACATCACGACTTTCTCGCCGGCGCGAACGGCCCGGCCGCCGAGCTCCACATCCGTTGTGGCGGTGCGACGGAACGTCATCACCGGAGTAGCCCAGCGAATGAACTCCTCGACCGCTCCGCCGATGCGATTGTCGAAATCCTCCAGCAGCCAGGCGCGCTGGTCGGGAAAGTCGGTCAGCGCCTTCAGCGCGTGGCTGGTTGTCTGGCGGGTGGTGTCGTTGCCGGCGACGGCAAGCAACACGAAGAAAGCGGCGATGTCTGCGTCAGCCAGCCGGTCGCCGTCGACCTCGGCGTTCACCAGGCCGCTGAACAGGTCTTCGCCTGGATTCTCGCGTCGATCCGCGGCAAGCCCGAAGGCCACCTGGTGGATGTACATCTGCGATTCGAAGAGCACTTCCAATGGCTGGCGGCCGTTGAGGTAGATCGGGTCGGCCCAGGACACCATGGCGTCGGCCGCGTGTGCGACCTTCTGCCGCTCTCCTTCCGGGATGCCCACCATGTCCGACAGGGTGCGCATCGGTAGTTCTTTGGCGCAGTGCTCGACGAAATCGGCGCCGCTGCCTGCGGCGGTGAGCTCCTCGACGATGATCTTGGCGTTGGCCTTGATCGACTCCTCGATGCGCCTGACCTGCCGCGGGGTGAACGCTGCGCTGACCAGTTTGCGTAGGAAGGTGTGCCGCGGCGGGTCCATCGCCAGGAAGGATTGCGACGCCTCGAGCAACTCCTCCGGCACGTTTTCGAAGAGAACACCCTTGCCGGACAGGAACGTCTCGTTGTCGCGGCTCACCGCGACGATGTCGTCGCGACGGGTGACGGCCCAGTAGCCGGGATCGTCCGGGTCGGACATCAGGGCGTCCTCAACCGGCGGATGCCAGCTCACCGGCCGCTCGGCCCGCAGGACAGCGAACGAGCTCTCCCGCTCCTGCGCGCTGGCGGACCAGAACGCGCGCGATGACAGATCGATGGGGTCGTAGGCGCGGGGGGTCGCGGCCGTCGCTGTCATGGTGAATCCTCCATCAAGCTATGACGCCGATCACATGGCGAAGCACATCTGACACTAAATCTAGACATTATGTCTAGTCAAGGTGTCATAATTTCGGCTATGCCGTCAGTCACCCGTAAGCCGCAAGCCCGGCGGCAGGAGCGCCGCGGGCAGATCGAGCGCCGTCTGCTCGACGCCACCGAGCGGCTGATGCGCGCCGGCGCAAGCTTCACCGAACTCAGCGTCGACCGGTTGTCGGGCGAGGCCGGGATGTCGCGGGCGAACTTCTACATCTACTTCGAGGACAAGGGCGACCTGCTGCGCCGGTTGGCCGCCCAGGTGTTCGGCGACCTGGCCGACAGCGCCGAACTCTGGTGGAGTGTGGCGTGGCGGCACGATCCCGGCGACATACGCGCCGCCATGGCCGGCATCATCGCCGGCTACCGGCGGCATCAACCCGTCCTCGTTGCGCTCAACGAGATGGCGGCATACGACCCGCTGGTGGCCGCGACCTATCGCGAATTGCTGAGCGGGATCTCCGGGCGACTCACCCAGGTGATCGAGGACGGCCAGGCCGACGGCTCGATCCGCCGCGAGCTGCCCGCGGCGACCACGGCGAGCGTGCTGACCTGGATGGTCGAGCGGGCCTGTCAGCAGAACCTCCCGGTCCGACCAGCCGACTACGATGCCGAGCTGACCACTACGCTAACCGAAATAGCCTGGGGCGCGCTATATTTGACGCCAGCGCGGGGTTAGACGGCAACCAGGTCGTCGGCATGGACGGCGGGCCTGCGAAGTTCGGCGGGCAACTCCGACGTCGACCGGCCGATCATCGTGGCCAGTTCGGCGGCGTCATAGGCGACCACCCCGCGAGCCACCAGGGCCGCGTCCGGGCCGGTCAGGTCGACCACGTCACCGCCGTGGAAGCGGCCGGACAGCGCCGTGATCCCGGCCGGTAGCAGCGAACGGCGTTGTCCGAGAACAGCACTCACTGCGCCGTCGTCGAGGGTGAGCGAGCCGGCCGACTCCGCGGCGTAGCGCACCCAGAACCGGCGCGCCGACATGCGATTGGGTCGCGCGGCGAACACGGTGCCCACCGACGCATCCGCCAGCGCCGTCGCGGCGTCGGACGCGGCCGCCAACAGCACCGGCACCCCGGCGTCGGCGGCCAGCAGCGCCGACGACATCTTCGAGGCCATCCCGCCGGTGCCCAGGTGACTGCCCTGTCCCGCGGTGACGCCGTCGAGGTCGTCTGGGCCGGAAACCTCAGCGATGAACCGTGATTCGGCGACCTTACGCGGATCGGCATCGTAGAGACCGTCGATGTCGCTCAGCAGTATCAACGCGTCGGCCCCGACCAGATGCGCCACCAACGCCGACAGTCGATCGTTGTCGCCGAATCGAATCTCGTTGGTGGCCACCGTGTCGTTCTCGTTGACGATCGCGACCGCATGCAAGGCGCGCAACCGATCCAGGGTGCGCTGAGCGTTGGTGTGCTGCACCCGCATCGAGATGTCGTGCGCGGTCAACAACACCTGGCCGACGCTGCGCTGGTAGCGGGCGAAGGCGGTGCTCCACGCATTGACCAGCGCGACCTGCCCGACGCTGGCCGCCGCCTG
This genomic window contains:
- the proB gene encoding glutamate 5-kinase, which translates into the protein MNSTAREAVCTARSVVVKVGTTALTTPTGMFDASRLAGLVDAIEARMKAGSDVVIVSSGAIAAGIEPLGLNRRPTDLATKQAAASVGQVALVNAWSTAFARYQRSVGQVLLTAHDISMRVQHTNAQRTLDRLRALHAVAIVNENDTVATNEIRFGDNDRLSALVAHLVGADALILLSDIDGLYDADPRKVAESRFIAEVSGPDDLDGVTAGQGSHLGTGGMASKMSSALLAADAGVPVLLAAASDAATALADASVGTVFAARPNRMSARRFWVRYAAESAGSLTLDDGAVSAVLGQRRSLLPAGITALSGRFHGGDVVDLTGPDAALVARGVVAYDAAELATMIGRSTSELPAELRRPAVHADDLVAV